A genomic segment from Bradyrhizobium sp. ISRA430 encodes:
- a CDS encoding SDR family oxidoreductase: MKNTPFDLTGKVAVVTGSSRGIGRSSAELLAKLGAKVVISSRKADACKEVADSINAAGGDAIVIPCNIARKNEVEALIAGATKHFGKIDILVCNAAVNPYYGPLLDITDEAFDKIMGSNVKSNIWLSALAIPQMAERGGGSVVIISSIGGLRGSTVIGAYGISKAADFALCRSLAGEWGPKGVRVNCIAPGLVKTDFARALWEDEALLKRRTATTPLRRIGEPDEIAGAVAYLASDASSFMTGQTIVIDGGVTTAAV, from the coding sequence ATGAAAAACACCCCGTTCGATCTCACCGGCAAGGTTGCCGTCGTCACCGGCTCGAGCCGCGGCATCGGCCGCTCGTCTGCCGAACTGCTGGCGAAACTCGGCGCCAAGGTCGTGATCTCCTCGCGCAAGGCGGATGCCTGCAAGGAAGTGGCCGACAGCATCAACGCTGCCGGCGGCGATGCCATCGTCATCCCCTGCAACATCGCCCGCAAGAACGAGGTCGAGGCGCTGATCGCGGGCGCCACCAAGCATTTTGGCAAGATCGACATCCTCGTCTGCAACGCCGCGGTGAATCCGTATTACGGCCCGCTGCTCGACATCACCGATGAGGCCTTCGACAAGATCATGGGCTCGAACGTCAAGAGCAACATCTGGCTCTCGGCGCTCGCGATCCCGCAGATGGCGGAGCGCGGAGGCGGCTCGGTCGTCATCATTTCCTCGATCGGCGGCCTGCGCGGCTCCACGGTGATCGGCGCCTACGGCATCTCCAAGGCGGCCGACTTCGCACTATGCCGCTCGCTCGCCGGCGAATGGGGTCCCAAGGGCGTGCGTGTCAACTGCATCGCGCCGGGCCTTGTGAAAACCGATTTCGCCCGCGCCCTCTGGGAGGACGAAGCCCTCCTCAAGCGCCGCACCGCCACCACGCCACTCCGCCGCATCGGCGAACCCGACGAGATCGCCGGCGCGGTAGCCTACCTCGCCTCCGACGCATCGAGCTTCATGACCGGCCAGACTATCGTCATCGACGGCGGCGTAACCACGGCGGCGGTGTAA
- a CDS encoding glutathione S-transferase family protein yields the protein MFLIGQYDSPFVRRVAIALRLYGLAFDHKPWSTFGDADRIAPYNPLRRVPTLVLDDGEALIESTIILDYLDDLVGSEKAMLPRAGAERRRHLRICALATGLGDKAVSLLYERVLRKDQQLALWVERCTTQIADVLGVLEAERAKVTTPYWLGNRIGHADVAVACVVRFTREAHPSLFDASRYPALAAHADACEALAPFKEIVQPLAPPKG from the coding sequence ATGTTCCTGATCGGCCAATATGATTCCCCCTTCGTCCGTCGCGTCGCGATTGCGCTGCGGCTCTACGGTCTCGCGTTCGACCACAAACCGTGGTCGACCTTCGGCGATGCCGATAGAATCGCGCCGTACAATCCCCTGCGCCGCGTGCCGACGCTGGTGCTCGACGACGGCGAGGCGCTGATCGAGAGCACGATCATCCTCGACTATCTCGACGATCTCGTCGGAAGCGAGAAGGCGATGCTGCCGCGCGCGGGCGCGGAGCGCCGGCGGCACCTGCGCATCTGCGCGCTGGCCACGGGCCTCGGCGACAAGGCGGTCAGCCTGCTCTACGAGCGCGTGCTGCGCAAGGATCAGCAGCTTGCGCTGTGGGTCGAGCGCTGCACCACGCAGATCGCCGACGTTCTCGGCGTGTTAGAGGCCGAGCGCGCAAAGGTGACGACGCCCTATTGGCTTGGCAATCGCATCGGCCACGCCGACGTCGCGGTGGCCTGCGTCGTCCGCTTCACCCGCGAAGCCCACCCGTCACTGTTCGATGCGTCGCGCTATCCGGCGCTTGCCGCGCATGCCGACGCTTGCGAGGCGCTGGCGCCGTTCAAGGAGATCGTGCAGCCGCTCGCCCCGCCGAAGGGGTGA
- a CDS encoding threonine/serine dehydratase: MSTLRRAIRDIMTATTDITRERIAATEAIIRPHIRRTPLLKASLADFGLSDHPVIFKLEMLQHSGSFKARGAFANLLLRQVPKAGVVAASGGNHGAAVAYAAQRLGIPATIFVPEITSPAKVERIRSYGAALVIAGSRYADALAASEAHVERTGAMAVHAYDQTETLLGQGSVGLELEQDAPEIDTLLVAVGGGGLIGGIAAWYVGNTRIIAIEPEQSPTLNAAFEAGAPVDAPAGGIAADSLAPRRVGQLMFPIARAHVERVVLVGDDAIRRAQASLWSSLRMVTEPGGATAFAALLSGRYRPAPKERVAVLICGANTTAVNFES; this comes from the coding sequence ATGTCAACCCTCCGACGCGCTATCAGGGACATCATGACAGCGACCACGGACATCACGCGCGAGCGGATTGCGGCGACCGAGGCCATCATCCGCCCGCATATCCGGCGCACGCCGCTCCTGAAGGCCAGTCTCGCCGATTTTGGCTTGTCGGATCATCCCGTCATCTTCAAGCTTGAGATGTTGCAGCATTCCGGATCGTTCAAGGCGCGCGGCGCCTTTGCGAACCTGTTGCTGCGGCAGGTGCCTAAGGCCGGCGTCGTCGCGGCGTCCGGCGGCAATCACGGCGCGGCGGTCGCCTATGCGGCGCAGCGGCTCGGCATCCCCGCCACGATTTTCGTGCCGGAGATCACGTCGCCGGCAAAGGTGGAGCGGATCAGGAGCTATGGCGCGGCGCTCGTGATCGCGGGCAGCCGCTATGCCGATGCACTTGCCGCGAGCGAGGCCCATGTCGAGCGCACCGGTGCTATGGCGGTCCACGCCTACGACCAGACGGAGACCCTGCTCGGTCAGGGCAGCGTCGGATTGGAGCTGGAACAGGATGCGCCCGAGATCGACACGTTGCTCGTGGCCGTCGGCGGTGGCGGCCTGATCGGCGGCATCGCGGCATGGTACGTCGGCAACACCCGCATCATCGCGATCGAGCCGGAGCAATCGCCGACCTTGAATGCTGCTTTCGAGGCCGGAGCGCCGGTTGATGCGCCTGCCGGCGGCATCGCCGCCGACAGCCTTGCACCGCGGCGCGTCGGGCAATTGATGTTTCCGATCGCACGCGCTCACGTCGAGCGGGTCGTGCTGGTCGGCGACGACGCGATCCGGCGGGCGCAGGCCTCACTGTGGTCGAGCCTGCGCATGGTGACCGAGCCCGGCGGCGCGACCGCGTTTGCGGCGCTGCTCTCCGGCCGCTATCGTCCCGCGCCGAAGGAGCGGGTCGCGGTGCTGATCTGTGGCGCCAACACCACGGCGGTAAACTTCGAGAGCTGA
- a CDS encoding helix-turn-helix domain-containing protein — protein sequence MNIALVLRALANERRLQILDWLREPRKHFREQVDGDLVKDGVCGLLIAEKLGVSAPTVSEHMRVLTAAKLVRAKRIKQWTMYRRNEAAIAAMKRAIEENV from the coding sequence ATGAACATTGCGCTTGTCCTGCGGGCCTTGGCCAATGAACGCCGCCTGCAGATCCTGGATTGGCTTCGCGAGCCGCGAAAGCATTTCCGCGAGCAGGTCGACGGCGACTTGGTCAAGGACGGTGTCTGCGGTCTCCTGATCGCGGAGAAGCTTGGCGTCAGCGCGCCGACGGTGAGCGAGCACATGCGGGTGCTGACCGCCGCAAAGCTCGTGCGCGCCAAGCGCATCAAGCAGTGGACGATGTATCGGCGTAACGAGGCGGCGATCGCGGCGATGAAGCGCGCTATCGAGGAAAACGTCTAG
- a CDS encoding MBOAT family O-acyltransferase yields the protein MTFTSPEFGAYVAVVFGAYYLPLFRNVQVQILVLASVFFYGFGQPDLLPLLLVAVLGTYAFLVLAFDDRAVWMPAGIVFNLALLAFFKYKFLFIEAAALHPTGVAPLDFMLRLPLPIGISFFVFHNISLLVDLTREKQRPPLKNVFLYIIFFPQLVSGPITRAGQFMPQIVPKRIADVAFVEAAKWILAGYFFKLYVANNLNEMTSYMDFPLYETLRTQDRWLLVFLYSYQIYADFFGYSAIALGLGLLFGYRLPVNFNLPYISTSFSEFWTRWHISLSNWLRTYLYIPLGGNRGGPARTCLNLMIVMTLGGLWHGASLSYALWGMLHGAFLVIERPFLKLLDEAGPTIRILRMGIVFLCVTMLWIFFKLPNFDHALAYLQGMFVPTTNPNPTKLFYNLALLYSLPVIIQHLGISGLVDGKWRRWEPYLYGALGALAYLEAGPDAAFIYFQF from the coding sequence ATGACGTTCACATCTCCAGAGTTCGGCGCCTACGTCGCTGTTGTCTTCGGCGCCTATTACTTGCCGCTGTTCCGAAACGTGCAGGTTCAGATCCTGGTACTAGCCAGCGTGTTCTTCTACGGCTTTGGCCAGCCGGATCTGTTGCCACTGCTGCTCGTCGCGGTGCTGGGGACCTATGCCTTCCTGGTACTGGCGTTCGACGATCGCGCGGTTTGGATGCCCGCAGGCATCGTATTCAACCTCGCGCTGCTCGCGTTCTTTAAATACAAGTTCCTGTTTATCGAGGCTGCCGCACTCCATCCGACCGGCGTTGCGCCGCTCGATTTCATGCTGCGGTTGCCGCTGCCGATCGGCATCTCGTTCTTTGTGTTCCACAACATCAGCCTTCTGGTCGACCTGACGCGGGAGAAGCAGCGGCCGCCGCTGAAGAACGTCTTTCTCTACATCATCTTCTTTCCGCAGCTTGTCTCGGGCCCGATCACACGCGCCGGCCAGTTCATGCCGCAGATCGTGCCCAAACGGATCGCCGACGTCGCCTTTGTGGAGGCGGCCAAATGGATCCTGGCCGGCTACTTCTTCAAGCTGTACGTCGCCAACAATCTCAACGAGATGACGTCCTATATGGACTTCCCGCTTTACGAGACGCTGCGCACGCAGGATCGCTGGCTCCTGGTGTTCCTCTACAGCTACCAGATCTACGCCGACTTCTTCGGCTATTCGGCGATCGCGCTCGGCCTTGGGCTGTTGTTCGGCTATCGCCTGCCGGTCAACTTCAACCTGCCCTACATTTCGACATCGTTCTCCGAGTTCTGGACGCGCTGGCACATCTCGCTGTCAAACTGGCTCAGGACCTACCTCTACATCCCGCTCGGCGGCAACCGGGGCGGTCCAGCGAGAACCTGTTTGAACCTGATGATCGTGATGACGCTCGGCGGACTCTGGCATGGCGCGAGCCTGAGCTACGCGCTGTGGGGTATGCTGCACGGGGCCTTTCTTGTCATCGAGCGCCCGTTCCTCAAGCTGCTTGACGAGGCCGGACCGACGATCCGGATCCTGCGCATGGGCATCGTGTTCCTGTGCGTGACTATGTTGTGGATTTTCTTCAAGCTGCCGAACTTCGATCATGCGCTTGCCTATCTGCAGGGGATGTTCGTGCCGACGACCAATCCAAATCCGACAAAGCTGTTCTACAATCTCGCGCTGCTCTACAGCCTTCCAGTGATCATCCAGCATCTCGGCATCAGTGGCCTTGTCGACGGCAAATGGCGACGATGGGAGCCCTATCTCTACGGCGCGCTCGGGGCGCTCGCTTATCTTGAGGCGGGGCCTGACGCGGCGTTCATCTACTTTCAGTTCTGA
- the glpK gene encoding glycerol kinase GlpK encodes MSFVLAIDQGTTSSRAIVFRSDISIAATAQQEFPQHFPASGWVEHEPEDIWTSTVAVCRDAIGKAGITAKDIAAIGITNQRETTVVWDRATGQAVHRAIVWQDRRTADICAKLKHDGHEPVISQKTGLIIDPYFSGTKVAWILDHVPGARARAARGELMFGTIDCYLLWRLTGGKVHATDATNASRTLLFNIHTGQWDDELLEIIGVPRSMLPEVKDSSARFGESTPDLFGGAIAIAGIAGDQQAATIGQACFRPGMMKSTYGTGCFALLNTGTTPVVSRNKLLTTIAYQLEGKRTYALEGSIFVAGSAVQWLRDGLGIIKHAAETGPLADQSDSMQSVYLVPAFVGMGAPYWNPRVRGALFGLTRNTGPAELAHAALESVCYQTFDLWAAMRADWPSSETASVVLRVDGGMTASDWTMQRLADLLDAPVDRPVIQETTALGAAYLAGLNAGVYPEPTKFADNWRLEHRFKPNMSQATRERKLAGWARAVKGVLASDEGE; translated from the coding sequence ATGTCTTTCGTCCTCGCCATCGACCAGGGCACCACCTCCTCGCGCGCGATCGTGTTTCGCAGCGATATTTCCATCGCGGCGACGGCGCAGCAGGAGTTTCCGCAGCATTTTCCGGCCTCGGGCTGGGTCGAGCACGAGCCGGAGGACATCTGGACCTCGACCGTGGCGGTCTGCCGCGACGCGATCGGGAAGGCAGGGATCACCGCAAAGGACATCGCCGCGATCGGTATCACCAATCAGCGCGAGACCACGGTGGTGTGGGACCGTGCTACGGGACAAGCCGTGCACCGCGCCATCGTCTGGCAGGACCGCCGCACCGCCGACATCTGCGCGAAACTGAAGCACGACGGCCATGAGCCGGTGATCTCACAAAAGACCGGCCTGATCATCGATCCCTATTTCTCGGGAACGAAGGTTGCCTGGATCCTCGACCACGTCCCGGGCGCCCGTGCCCGCGCCGCGCGCGGCGAGCTGATGTTCGGCACCATCGATTGCTATCTGCTCTGGCGCCTCACCGGCGGCAAGGTCCATGCGACCGATGCCACCAACGCCTCGCGCACGCTGCTGTTCAACATCCATACCGGCCAGTGGGACGACGAGCTCCTGGAGATCATCGGCGTGCCGCGCTCGATGCTGCCCGAGGTGAAGGACTCCTCCGCCCGCTTCGGCGAGAGCACGCCCGACCTGTTCGGCGGCGCGATCGCGATTGCCGGCATCGCCGGCGACCAGCAGGCCGCGACCATCGGGCAGGCCTGCTTCCGCCCGGGCATGATGAAGTCGACCTACGGCACCGGCTGCTTCGCGCTGCTCAACACCGGCACCACGCCGGTCGTCTCCAGGAATAAGCTACTCACCACCATCGCCTATCAACTCGAGGGAAAACGCACCTACGCGCTCGAAGGCTCGATCTTCGTCGCAGGCAGCGCGGTGCAGTGGCTGCGCGACGGCCTTGGCATCATCAAGCACGCCGCCGAGACCGGACCGCTCGCCGATCAATCCGATTCGATGCAGAGCGTCTATCTCGTGCCGGCCTTCGTCGGCATGGGCGCGCCCTACTGGAATCCGCGCGTGCGCGGCGCGCTGTTCGGGCTCACCCGCAACACCGGCCCGGCCGAACTCGCCCATGCCGCGCTGGAGAGCGTCTGCTACCAGACCTTCGACCTCTGGGCCGCGATGCGCGCCGACTGGCCGAGCTCGGAGACGGCCAGCGTCGTGCTGCGCGTCGACGGCGGCATGACCGCGTCCGACTGGACCATGCAACGCCTCGCCGATCTCCTCGACGCTCCCGTCGACCGCCCCGTGATCCAGGAGACGACGGCACTCGGCGCCGCCTATCTCGCCGGCCTCAATGCCGGCGTCTATCCCGAGCCGACCAAGTTCGCCGACAACTGGCGCCTCGAGCATCGCTTCAAGCCCAACATGAGCCAGGCGACGCGGGAGCGGAAGCTCGCCGGCTGGGCGCGCGCGGTGAAGGGCGTGCTGGCGAGCGACGAGGGGGAATGA
- a CDS encoding penicillin acylase family protein, whose product MNADFNRVVSRLCGVAICAALLTSTAIAREKENPLESARQVKTDVAGLKAPAQILVDVWGIPHIYAGNEHDVFFLQGFNAARDRLWQIDLWRKRGLGLLAKDFGPAYAEQDKALRLFLYRGDMNAEWAAYGPKAKTYAEAFVAGINAYVAEVRAGKRPLPIEFRIAGTMPDPWAAEDVVRVRSHGLTRNVASEVKRSLVACAAGLDADRFRVKLEPAWTTKVPDGLDPCSVPKAVLAAYDLAIRPVAFAQPKDRHAALAHDPDKFLTEADQQRDTIGSNNWVIAPSRSATGRPILANDPHREHSVPSLRYIVGLNAPGLSVIGAGEPALPGISIGHNGTIAFGLTIFNVDQEDLYVYELNPQNSNQYRYGNGWEDMRVVHEKEQVKGEADRDLELKFTRHGPVILVDEANKRAFAVRSIWFEPGTSAYFGSSDYMTAKDWNGFLAAMRRWGAPSENQVYADTRGNIGWVAAGKTPRRGNYDGLMPVPGDGRYEWQGFLSLDDLPKAYQPKQGFLATANQMNLPPDYPVSERKVGFEWADSARWQRIVEVLQANSKVTLADAMDLQNDDTAMLGRRLVKLLQPLSSDDVNVKKGLELLKPWDARDAADSAAAAVFEVWIANHLGPVLLKTTAPKAADMIAPEASSISAIVAYLESPDAALGSDPAATRDQILRDSLGAAIADVASKLGPDSSTWRWGRLHVAKFDHALIPLADKATATQLSVGPLAFGGAANVPRAATYRRADYRLISGASFRMVLDVGNWDASRTINTPGQSGDPFSGHYRDLAPLWATGQYVPLLYSRAAVEAATAEAITLTPR is encoded by the coding sequence ATGAACGCGGATTTCAACCGGGTCGTCTCGAGGCTTTGTGGCGTGGCGATCTGCGCCGCACTGCTGACTTCAACCGCCATAGCGCGCGAGAAGGAAAACCCGCTCGAAAGCGCGCGCCAGGTCAAGACTGATGTCGCCGGCCTCAAGGCGCCCGCCCAGATCCTGGTCGATGTCTGGGGCATCCCGCACATCTATGCCGGCAACGAGCACGACGTGTTCTTCCTGCAGGGCTTCAACGCGGCGCGTGACCGGCTCTGGCAGATCGATCTCTGGCGCAAGCGTGGGCTCGGCCTGCTCGCCAAGGACTTTGGCCCGGCCTATGCCGAGCAGGACAAGGCGTTGCGGCTGTTCCTTTATCGCGGCGACATGAATGCGGAGTGGGCGGCTTACGGGCCCAAGGCGAAAACCTATGCCGAGGCGTTCGTCGCCGGCATCAATGCCTATGTGGCCGAGGTCCGCGCGGGCAAGCGTCCACTGCCTATCGAGTTCAGAATCGCCGGCACCATGCCCGATCCCTGGGCCGCGGAGGATGTTGTTCGCGTTCGCAGCCATGGGCTGACGCGCAACGTCGCCTCCGAGGTCAAGCGCTCGCTGGTCGCCTGCGCGGCCGGCCTCGACGCAGATCGGTTTCGCGTGAAGCTGGAGCCGGCCTGGACAACGAAGGTCCCGGACGGCCTCGATCCCTGTAGTGTACCGAAGGCCGTGCTCGCGGCCTATGATCTCGCCATACGCCCAGTGGCCTTTGCGCAGCCGAAAGACCGCCACGCCGCGCTCGCGCACGATCCCGACAAGTTCCTCACCGAGGCCGATCAGCAGCGCGACACCATCGGCTCCAACAACTGGGTGATCGCGCCGTCGCGCAGCGCGACGGGTCGTCCGATCCTCGCCAATGATCCGCATCGCGAGCACAGCGTGCCCTCGCTGCGCTACATCGTCGGGCTCAACGCACCCGGCCTGTCCGTGATCGGCGCCGGCGAGCCGGCACTGCCCGGCATCTCGATCGGCCACAACGGCACCATCGCCTTCGGATTGACGATCTTCAACGTCGATCAGGAAGACCTCTACGTCTACGAGCTCAATCCGCAAAACTCCAACCAGTACCGCTATGGCAACGGCTGGGAGGACATGCGCGTCGTCCACGAGAAAGAGCAGGTCAAGGGCGAGGCCGATCGCGACCTCGAGCTGAAATTTACCCGGCACGGTCCCGTCATCCTCGTGGATGAGGCGAACAAGCGCGCGTTCGCCGTGCGCTCGATCTGGTTCGAGCCGGGCACCTCGGCCTATTTCGGCTCGTCGGATTACATGACGGCAAAGGACTGGAACGGATTCCTCGCGGCCATGCGGCGCTGGGGCGCGCCGTCGGAGAACCAGGTCTATGCCGATACGCGCGGCAATATCGGCTGGGTCGCTGCCGGCAAGACGCCGCGCCGCGGCAACTATGACGGATTGATGCCGGTGCCGGGCGACGGCCGCTACGAATGGCAGGGTTTTCTGTCGCTCGACGACCTGCCGAAGGCCTATCAGCCGAAGCAGGGTTTTCTCGCCACCGCGAACCAGATGAACCTGCCGCCCGATTATCCCGTCAGCGAACGCAAGGTCGGCTTCGAATGGGCCGACAGCGCGCGCTGGCAGCGCATTGTCGAGGTGCTCCAGGCCAACAGCAAGGTAACGCTCGCAGACGCCATGGATTTGCAGAACGACGACACCGCGATGCTGGGGAGACGGCTGGTCAAACTGCTGCAGCCCCTGTCCTCCGATGATGTCAACGTGAAGAAGGGCCTCGAACTGCTCAAGCCGTGGGACGCGCGAGACGCCGCCGACAGCGCTGCGGCCGCGGTGTTCGAAGTCTGGATCGCCAACCATCTCGGACCGGTGCTGCTGAAGACCACAGCGCCCAAGGCGGCCGATATGATCGCGCCCGAGGCGTCCAGCATTTCGGCGATCGTCGCCTACCTCGAATCTCCGGATGCCGCGCTCGGCTCCGATCCCGCTGCGACGCGCGACCAGATCCTGCGCGACAGCCTGGGCGCAGCGATCGCCGACGTCGCAAGCAAACTCGGCCCTGATTCATCCACCTGGCGCTGGGGCCGGCTGCACGTCGCAAAGTTCGACCACGCGCTGATACCACTTGCCGACAAAGCCACGGCAACGCAGTTGTCGGTCGGCCCGCTCGCGTTCGGTGGCGCCGCCAATGTACCGCGCGCGGCCACCTATCGCCGCGCAGACTACCGGCTCATCTCCGGCGCCTCGTTCCGCATGGTGCTCGACGTCGGCAATTGGGATGCGAGCCGCACCATCAACACGCCGGGCCAGTCGGGCGATCCCTTCAGCGGCCATTATCGTGACCTCGCGCCGCTCTGGGCGACGGGGCAATATGTGCCTCTGCTCTACAGCCGCGCCGCAGTCGAAGCCGCGACCGCCGAGGCGATCACGCTGACGCCGCGGTAG